A region of the Festucalex cinctus isolate MCC-2025b chromosome 8, RoL_Fcin_1.0, whole genome shotgun sequence genome:
GCCATCTCCAACCCCCTAATCACTAACTTTCTCTAGTGATTGGCCTTTTTACCATATCAAAATGATGGGGGGGTGGGAGCTTGTTCTATGTATGACTCATTCAAACTCTcactttacctttctttgtgtgcgtttttttttttttttttttttttttttaaatcactttccGTCTTTCCTCATCGTGACTAAGTATTGAAAGGATGACTTTTGGAGCCTGATTACacctattttatgttttgtaattTAACAactacatgtttgtttgtatttgggCTCCTTATTCTACAGgaaactgtacaaaaaaaaaatgcaaaatgcatTTCACATTTTGCTTTTCAGTTGTTTAAATGGGTTTTTCCAAATGAGAAATATCAACAGCttgtattacacaaatggcacaGCACTGTaaaatgtgtccagttgtgaaTTAGTTACTGACAATTAGTGctatcaaagttaaagcgttaactaaataattaatcacaaaaaattatcgcattaatcattgtattaccacagattaatcacactattaattttgaccgcagatgatcctttttagccgacagcggatggttaccttaaaggtagctgttggagtttgagcaataaacataactacatgcattaaagtaaagcatttaataaatgtttacatatgctgtaggtcatttttttccccattttaaattatggaaataattaattgattagaaaaagcaggatgagcgtgtgcagtggatataaatttttgaagacgtccttataacattaaatgttgaaaaaattaacacataacaggtgcgcttcaaatttagcgggcaaaatatgttagaggaaaaaaaagcccttttaagtcagtgattaatcatgattaatcaaaattctaagatgtgattaatctgattaaaaatgtaatcgtttgacagctctactgacAATCAAAAGATTTGTCCTTTGATTCtaccaaaaacaagaaaaaaaaagtaatgtaatATTGGTGTTGCAGCCTTATCTAGGCACCACAAAAGCATGTGATTTTCACATGTCGAACACAAAACAAAGGGCAGATTTGATTTGTGTCTGTATTGACTCAAATGCAAGCAAGCAAGTGAGTTGTAGACCTGCTTGCATTTTGTTGTGCTTATCTCAAGTGGAGCCAGTAATGAAATCACAGCAATCAACAAGGGGGTTGTCATGGTGACCTGGCTGCCCCACACTCTTGCAGGCTCTATTGGCTCATATGAATCTGTCTCCCTGTGGTTGCCAGTCCAGGAGATCAAGTACTGGAGATTTCCTTACAGTGAAACGTCAACTGatgcattgcattttttttcacagagaACGAACGTCTCCTGAGCCTAAGTAGAACCGAAGCAATATGGCCAAACAGCACTTTTAACAGGATAGCAATGGGTAAGTgatgtattttacatttaaaagttaaattacATAATTCATAATTGATTGATAATTCTTTATGCATTAGCATCAAATTAATGCAGAGCTAAGTTATTTCATTATACGTGGATCACGTGTGAAAGCGATACAAGACTTAGaagtcattttccagtattggattaggcattgtgtacaaagaataaaagtgcaaatatctctggcagcttattccctgaattttcgtttaaaccgattaagtatcaaaataagaacacacGGTGGAGAACACAATTATTCTGGTCACGTGATCATGGTGACGTATCCTGTGCGTAAACGAAAGTCGGTTTCGGTCACttcaatgggagtttgctgacgtaatgtgCAAGAAAAAGACCTTCTTCGATCCCAGCTACtgcaccaattctgttcagagtaaaatcctcagcacgtccggtttcatgtcattccgtgtgggggtggggcaaTGAGGGATGgtcgctcctaatgtgggctaaagcgtgcttagcacgtATCTTAGCTTAGTAGAGGAAAGTCACCGGGATGTTTCGCCGTCCACTTCAACTTGCCAGCGGCCGGATCTGCCAGTTCCACtcggctttcggttggaaacaaatctttgacAAGTCCTCTGTGGCTGTACTGTTTTTGAAGAATGCTTCTTTGCtgtaaggcgtaattccacctttgatgtccactGTGGGACGtgataattcctcgtgagttctttgttgcCACTGGCAGCCAGGTCATTGACTGTGTGTTTTAAGCATGCGATacatcacgatgatcacgtgactgtccaaaatgcccgatacagtacttaacgcaaaaatattcttaaaaggtgctataaaatcataatcattCAACATAAATCGACATTTCTTTCAGGGAAGGGtttaaatgaaccatttcacagaatatctggttagtttttcataagtcttgtgttcctttaagcaGTGGTGACATTTGGCAGATGGGCCTTCAGTGGGGACTTTGATTTTTCTGACTAACCAATcagagcgcaaaaaaaaaactccactcaCCTTATCGTGGGCCAGATTAAAAAACAATCCTAATTCTAATATCGGCCAGCACTACTGAGTCTGAAtgcttataaataataataatgaaagatAAAAATAATCTCAACAACCATTTACATATCGCTGGTGTTGGGCCGAAACCTCATATGTCCCAATTTGGTAAATGTTATAGTTTTTCAGAAATCTATACAATAGGTCCTTCCACATGTGTGGGTGCCATTTTTCCAAATTATTGACAAATTattgaaattattaaattaccGGTATATTGACCAATCTGATGTGTTGAAAATGGGTTGTTCTCTTTGACGGTGCAATGTTAATACTGTAGTTGCAAAAAGATGcagtttttggggtctcctgaaaagtgaccattttggatgtacaaagttttggcccAATGCTAGTGATGTGTgggaagtagggatgtaacgatatccaaacatcacgatacgatgttttcacaatatgaaggtcatgatacgataatcatCACAATCTTGTTGGGGGGTGAactgttggcaatatttaaaaaaaagatcacaatattgtttaaaaaaaaaaaaaaaaaaaaaaaaaagagctcatactaaaaaaaaagtacaatattttgcttttatacataacagcaatgcctataaaccacctacaatctctaataacaatattgaggcacttacttgctaatgcaaacacacattgatcgcttcacaagcaaatcaggttccccttcatctgacaattagcacagattttaaacatagaaggccaaaacatatctaatgaaaatattaaattgcactcataaactagccaccagagggtgctagaactgcacaaatggaaatcaatctgatttttttcacagatgtgttcctttaaattaaatattgtgaacatgatgacgacgatattgtggcagttttaatatcatgatatcacaatattgcccttatcgttaaatCCCTAGTGGGAAGTGGAGCCAGGAAAAATATCTTGTAAATTAAGAGAGTAGAATGTTgggaataaattaacaaaatttcataaaaaaaaaaaaaagtaaaaattagaATTTAGGTTGTAAATTTAGGTCAGTGCTGCTAATTGTTTAGGCTAGCAAGGAAAGGCCTTTCTGGCCCTGACTTCCCACCAACCTGAAATGAAGGGGGGCAGTCGTTGGCTTCATTTGAATATCTGTCTCTTGAATTTGCATAGCTGTCAATAGACAGAGGAGATCAAGGATTCTGTGGAACAGCTGCAAAGAGACTTGCAAATGTAGTTTggaattttctttttatgctgtTTTGAACCAACGACGTGgtagaaaaataatataaacccAAAAGGTTTTCACATTAGACTTGTTGCAGGGTTCGGGTTAGTTATGGCAATTGtccctttgagactctttttGTGATAAGGGcgtgaaaaatacatttcattgaCTTGGTGTTTTACAGCCATTGTATCAATTTACCCATTTCTCATAATTGActtcaacattcaacatttcACCACCCAACTGCTGTGTATAAATGTGTGTATTGTAAAGAGTGCCTTTGAGAATGTTGACCTTCTTTCTTCATCTTAGGTTGCCCTACCCTCCTGCTGGCAAGTGTTGTGTCGTCACTGGGAGGTCTGGTTTTTGGATACGAACTGGGCATCATCTCTGGCGCTTTATTGCAGCTCAAGGCCGAGTTCGGACTCAGCTGCATCCAGCAAGAGGCGCTGGTCAGCTCCTTGTTGATCGGGGCCCTGCTGGCCTCTTTGCTGGGAGGAGGCTTGATCGACCGTTATGGCTGCAGAAAGTCCATCCTGCTCAGCATTGTCCTAATGTTGAGTGGAACTCTCATCCTGCTTATCAGCAACTACCAAACCCTTTTGTTTGGCAGGTTCACGGTGGGCTTCGCCATGTGTCAATCCTCCATGTCCTGCTGCATCTTTGTGTCAGAGATGGTAACCCCTGGGCGGAGGGGCTTTTTGGTAACTCTGTATGAAGCTGGGATTACTGTAGGCATCCTTGTAGCGTACACCATGAACTACGTTTTGTTTAATTTGCAAAGTGGTTGGAAGTGGATGTTTGGCTTAGCTGTATTACCAACCTTGATTCAACTGGCCTCTATATGGTTTCTTCCGTCAAACACTGAGGTGCAATGTAGTCATTCCGAAACAGCCCTTATGGCTGCCATGGAAACCGAAGACGACGCTTGCTCGAATGGCAGCAAGGAAGGCAAGAAGGTGCAGTATAATATCATGTACCTGTTCCAGCGTAAAGACAACATGAGAACGCGCACCATAATCGGACTGGGACTGGTGCTTTTTCAGCAGTTCACAGGTCAGccaaatgttctcttttatgcCTCCACCATATTTCACTCGGCAGGATTTCAGACCGACCACTCTGCAGTGCTAGCATCTGTTGGCGTTGGAATGGTCAAAGTGGTCGCCACGCTCACCTCCATGGTGTATTCTGACAAAGTGGGCAGGAGGCCTTTGCTCATCAGCGGATGCTGTGTCATGGCCGCTTGTCTGATATGCATTGGACTACTCAGCGGACATTCACTAAACGATGTGGTGGCGCCTTGTCGTTCAGAGGATTCAATTGGCAACAAGACGAGTCAATTTCATTTGAGCATTGGAAATTACACACCTCTTAACTCAACTCTTGATGAGAACCATAAACTCCAAGATGCTGGTGCAATAGTTGCCGGACACCAAAGAGAAAAAACCTTGGAACCTGCTATGGAATCTTCTCCCAGCATtcgtgaaaatgttttcaactgGATCATTCTCATGTGCATCATGGCGGTTGTCACTGCATACTCCATTGGatttggaccaagtttgtatattaTTCGCCTTACCTATATTGAGAATAGACAGTGtatatactagggatgtcacgataagggcaatatcgtgatattaaaactgccacaatatcgtcgtcgtcatgttcacaatatttaaaaggaacacatctgctaaaaaaaaagaagtcacgttgatttccatttgcgcagttcgagcaccctctagtggctagtttattagtgcaatttaatgttcattagggatgttttggccttctatgtttaaagtatatgctaattgtcagatgaaggggaacctaatttgcttctgaagcgatcaatgtgtgcttgcattagcaagtaagtgcctcaatattgttattagagattgtaggtggtttatatgcattgctgttatgtacaaaagcacaatattgtgctttttttttttttttttttttttttagtatgaggttgtttttttttttttttgtttttttacaatattgcgaccttttttttaaaatatcgccaaccccccataatatcgtgataattttcGTATGACCTACATaacgtgatatcgtatcgtgatgtttggatatcgttacatccctagtatatatCTGCTCTATGCAttattgtgtgaatgctgaagctttcccacatatgttattgtgatttttattctccacactttttttgccgcgtaaccactcccacataatacatccaatttacactgttcaaattttatctagcttaaaaaattcacgcctcccgggatatatatcatctgattgcacattacttacagtacccgcacaatttaatgttaaatatcaacttttccccattcattttcccaGGGCTAgacattgaactatttctaagtgtcacttcccacacccacttccatacatataactttttgttaccaggtgtttgatactgcttgttggcacagttggtaaagtgcattgtccagtaaccaggaggtcataatttcataatttatctctcaatttacttcataagcattccacatgcattcaaatcttagcatccAGCTTTCaccattcccacacaatttctccagtaattgcacttagtctagttcctGTTATTGTTTCAtccattattttttacatgctTCTACTTCCACttaattcatccgattcacagcATTTGAATTttaccatataaaaaaaaaaaaatcaggctaCATGGGCTATTATTTTTCTCAGTCTACAAGTCCCCCCccaattcaacattttcaatgaaaaattccaCATTCATACCCAATGGGACATTAAACATAACAGATTCACATTGTTCCCAATTGAACTCCAAAACATTCAGTTCACCTTGGAAACAATTcaacttgacaaaaaaattcccagtgacaaaatttcaacattttcaccaCTAAAATTCCCACAAAATGTTACGGTTTGGCATTGATGaagacccaaatgcagggaggCAAGTCAGCTGTGAactcaaaaaataatttcatttaaagAAAACTAAATGGGCAAACAAGGTTGTGTtaaccaaaaatatttaaatcaatagaagtccaaaataaaaaggttcaaaataccacaaaaaaaaagaaaagaaaaaaagacttggACAACAACAGTAAACCAACAAGGATAGAAAGAACACCAGGAAATTGAAATACAAGCAACTGACAAGGTAACAAGAAACCCCGGGACAAGACATAAGTAGCTGAGGGAACTGATTGGTAAACACAAGGTACTGAGTTGACGAGCACAGGACACAATAACGTAACAAGACAGACATGAACAAAAgggacacaaggaaaacatgataaaactaaaaattaaacaaaaccaaatccacatgagacaaaaacaaaaagtattcaTTCCCAATGACACACTCAACAAAGCAGGTTCAAATCATCATTCCcgtttgaatttcaaaatattcCGCACA
Encoded here:
- the slc2a10 gene encoding solute carrier family 2, facilitated glucose transporter member 10, coding for MGCPTLLLASVVSSLGGLVFGYELGIISGALLQLKAEFGLSCIQQEALVSSLLIGALLASLLGGGLIDRYGCRKSILLSIVLMLSGTLILLISNYQTLLFGRFTVGFAMCQSSMSCCIFVSEMVTPGRRGFLVTLYEAGITVGILVAYTMNYVLFNLQSGWKWMFGLAVLPTLIQLASIWFLPSNTEVQCSHSETALMAAMETEDDACSNGSKEGKKVQYNIMYLFQRKDNMRTRTIIGLGLVLFQQFTGQPNVLFYASTIFHSAGFQTDHSAVLASVGVGMVKVVATLTSMVYSDKVGRRPLLISGCCVMAACLICIGLLSGHSLNDVVAPCRSEDSIGNKTSQFHLSIGNYTPLNSTLDENHKLQDAGAIVAGHQREKTLEPAMESSPSIRENVFNWIILMCIMAVVTAYSIGFGPMTWLLLSEIFPSAVRGRAFAFTSCFNWSAHLLVAFTFLDVFNAIGLSGTFLMYGMTAMVAAVFFYFMLPETKGKTLEEIDKELRLNRFHHGIECCDIIRRRNSPPEYQRVVCQLSR